The Fusarium falciforme chromosome 7, complete sequence genome window below encodes:
- a CDS encoding Lactamase-B domain-containing protein: protein MSVTSSVAKPPLVEVDSLEIHVLVNDEIDQISPSPNPRVQHTQSFAGVPLSRVPDPTARGGANWEMPMRNICCGAHGLSLFITATKDGRSRTLLFDAGPEEDVFEKNTERLRLQMSDVEVIALSHWHRDHSGGLLSAIRLINGGKADDAPVVVALPPDRPDYRGAMFDEPVSLEPDPTLEEIQRAGGKVETVNHAGTVLDGMFLVSGDIPRRTAYEGGIPGGIRYDSVTKKWTPDELIMEERFVMCKLKGKGLVIFTGCSHAGLINIAKNARELDESPIYSIVGGYHLADASPEKMDQSIKDLKELEPALLMPGHCTGWRFKGLIEKEMPGQMVPIFGGTKYAL from the exons ATGTCTGTTACCAGCTCGGTTGCCAAGCCACCtcttgtcgaggttgacagCCTCGAGATACATGTTCTGGTAAATGACGAGATTGATCAAATCTCACCGAGCCCAAATCCTCGGGTCCAACACACACAGTCTTTTGCTGGAGTTCCTCTTAGCCGAGTCCCTGATCCTACGGCTCGTGGCGGGGCTAACTGGGAGATGCCAATGAGAAATATTTGCTGTGGTGCACATGGCCTTTCCCTGTTTATC ACGGCAACGAAAGACGGCCGAAGCCGTACGCTGCTCTTTGATGCTGGGCCAGAGGAAGACGTATTCGAGAAGAACACGGAACGGCTGAGACTCCAGATGAGCGATGTGGAAGTGATTGCACTCTCTCATTGGCACCGAGATCATTCTGGGGGCCTGCTTTCCGCCATCCGGCTCATTAATGGCGGCAAAGCCGACGACGCTCCCGTGGTCGTCGCCCTGCCTCCGGACAGGCCAGACTACCGAGGTGCCATGTTTGATGAGCCTGTCTCTCTCGAGCCGGACCCTACCCTTGAGGAAATTCAACGCGCTGGGGGAAAGGTAGAAACGGTCAACCATGCTGGCACTGTTCTAGATGGCATGTTTCTCGTCTCTGGCGATATTCCTCGACGAACAGCTTATGAAGGCGGTATTCCCGGCGGCATCAGATATGATTCAGTAACCAAAAAGTGGACGCCCGACGAGTTGATCATGGAGGAGCGTTTTGTCATGTGCAAACTCAAAG GTAAAGGTCTTGTCATCTTCACAGGGTGCAGCCATGCCGGCCTGATAAATATCGCCAAGAATGCTAGAGAGCTTGATGAGAGTCCCATTTACTCCATCGTCGGCGGTTATCACTTAGCCGATGCATCTCCCGAGAAGATGGACCAGAGTATCAAGGATCTGAAGGAACTTGAACCAGCTCTGCTCATGCCAGGACATTGTACGGGATGGAGGTTCAAGGGTCTCATTGAGAAGGAAATGCCTGGGCAGATGGTTCCTATTTTCGGCGGCACCAAATATGCCCTCTAG